One region of uncultured Sulfurimonas sp. genomic DNA includes:
- the rsfS gene encoding ribosome silencing factor: protein MQSRIDNIIHSLDKNKAEAIEVFDLRKKNYFVEYAIIASSLGPKHTAALLNHLKDDIKPAEKFNNVDESGDWIVIDLGDILIHIMTPEYRVKYDMETFLAGLANGREGDVL, encoded by the coding sequence ATGCAATCAAGAATAGATAATATCATTCACTCACTAGACAAAAATAAGGCTGAAGCCATAGAGGTATTTGATCTTAGAAAGAAAAACTACTTTGTTGAATATGCAATCATTGCATCTTCATTAGGACCAAAACATACTGCAGCACTACTTAACCATCTAAAAGATGATATAAAACCAGCTGAAAAATTCAATAATGTTGATGAAAGTGGAGACTGGATTGTTATTGATTTAGGTGATATTCTTATACATATCATGACACCTGAGTACAGAGTAAAATATGACATGGAAACTTTCTTAGCTGGTTTAGCTAACGGAAGAGAAGGCGATGTTCTTTAA
- a CDS encoding OprD family outer membrane porin yields MQKTISSIAVATLLLATSANATLKNDKVTLKPNMDVEYNKLPSTASNLGEAFSEGVFYGRLRMNTFYWDWQNEDKNAGVKDNRAMGVGGSVVYKSAPLNGISATAGLYTSQNPAFYRMDPSEVGLVKSGKDTFSRYDTDKTRNFGMTVLAQAYLQYDVAKTSFYGGRQLFESVFTKSNDTKMIPNTFDGVTTTIKDLPNTTIKLAYLAKQKLRDHTDSHDVIAVNGWQENDDSAVNKNLTVARIGNDNALYIASIANNSIKNLKTEISYAMVPDVVSNLALEAHYSIPLTKEWSLVPGARYMQQFDNLNASYDVANLAANHVGYDNAKSLDSNLLALRVDVKNDAFLARFGYSQIADEADIIAPWRGFPTGGFTRALAQYNWYANTKTYMARFDYDFGKAKIIPGFSIMARYAIQDFDNKKDGVQADSNILHIDARQNLGKNLEAKVRLGFVSADDGIKKSDGTYKKDVSYNEYRFELNYFF; encoded by the coding sequence ATGCAAAAAACTATATCAAGTATCGCAGTAGCGACTCTGTTGCTCGCTACATCTGCAAATGCTACACTTAAAAATGATAAAGTCACTTTAAAACCAAATATGGATGTTGAGTATAACAAACTTCCATCTACTGCTTCTAATCTTGGAGAGGCTTTTAGTGAGGGTGTTTTTTATGGACGCCTTAGAATGAACACTTTTTATTGGGACTGGCAAAATGAAGATAAAAATGCTGGAGTAAAAGATAATAGAGCAATGGGTGTCGGTGGTAGTGTGGTTTATAAATCTGCTCCACTAAATGGAATTAGTGCAACTGCTGGTTTATACACTTCTCAAAATCCAGCTTTTTATCGTATGGATCCAAGTGAAGTTGGTTTGGTAAAATCAGGAAAAGATACATTTAGTCGTTACGATACAGATAAAACAAGAAACTTTGGAATGACAGTTCTTGCTCAAGCTTATCTTCAATATGATGTAGCTAAAACATCTTTTTATGGTGGTCGTCAATTGTTTGAGTCTGTTTTTACAAAATCTAACGATACTAAAATGATTCCAAATACATTTGATGGTGTAACTACTACTATAAAAGATTTACCAAATACAACTATAAAATTGGCATATCTTGCAAAACAAAAACTTCGTGATCATACAGACTCTCATGATGTTATCGCCGTTAATGGTTGGCAAGAAAATGATGACTCTGCTGTAAATAAAAACTTAACAGTAGCTAGAATAGGAAATGATAATGCTTTATATATAGCATCTATTGCAAATAACTCTATAAAAAATTTAAAAACAGAGATTAGTTATGCAATGGTTCCTGATGTAGTTAGTAACTTAGCTTTAGAAGCTCACTATAGTATTCCTCTAACAAAAGAGTGGAGTTTAGTGCCTGGTGCTAGATATATGCAGCAGTTTGACAATCTTAATGCTTCTTATGATGTAGCTAATTTAGCGGCTAATCATGTTGGATATGATAATGCTAAAAGTTTGGATTCTAATCTTTTAGCATTGAGAGTAGATGTGAAAAACGACGCTTTTTTAGCTCGCTTTGGTTATTCTCAAATTGCGGATGAAGCAGATATTATAGCTCCATGGAGAGGTTTTCCAACAGGTGGATTTACTCGTGCTTTGGCTCAATATAACTGGTATGCAAATACAAAAACATATATGGCAAGATTTGATTATGATTTTGGTAAAGCTAAAATAATTCCAGGTTTTAGTATTATGGCGCGTTATGCTATACAAGATTTTGATAATAAAAAAGACGGAGTTCAAGCAGATAGTAATATCTTACATATAGATGCTCGTCAAAACTTAGGTAAAAATTTAGAAGCAAAAGTAAGACTTGGTTTTGTAAGTGCGGATGATGGTATAAAAAAATCAGATGGAACTTATAAAAAAGATGTCTCATACAATGAGTATCGTTTTGAATTAAACTACTTTTTTTAG
- the gap gene encoding type I glyceraldehyde-3-phosphate dehydrogenase has translation MALKIAINGFGRIGRCVARIAATRNDVEIVAINDMATMDMMLYLLKNDSVHGTFKSEVAQIDENHISIDGQKIRIFSDRDPKKLAFADCGADMVLECTGVFLTQESAQVHIDKGVPKVLFSAPSKDTQTDTFVMGVNEEKYNGQKIVSNASCTTNCLGPIARVLDDAFGIEKGLMTTIHAYTNDQNILDVKHSKDKRRARAGAINMIPTTTGAAKAISLVMPQLKGKLHGQSVRVPTPDVSMVDLNVVVGKNTTKEEVTAVFNEAANNRLKGLLLMDKEMRVSQDFVGCEYSSIVAEDLTQVIGGDMIKIMAWYDNEWGYSMRLIDMAIHISK, from the coding sequence ATGGCACTTAAGATAGCAATAAACGGATTTGGTAGAATTGGTCGTTGTGTAGCTCGTATTGCAGCTACAAGAAATGATGTTGAAATAGTAGCTATAAATGATATGGCAACTATGGATATGATGCTTTATTTATTAAAGAATGATTCTGTTCATGGAACATTTAAAAGTGAAGTAGCTCAAATTGATGAAAATCATATTAGTATTGATGGACAAAAAATTAGAATTTTTAGTGATCGTGATCCTAAAAAACTCGCTTTTGCAGATTGTGGTGCAGATATGGTTTTAGAGTGTACAGGTGTTTTCTTAACTCAAGAATCAGCACAAGTTCACATCGATAAAGGTGTCCCTAAAGTTCTTTTCTCTGCTCCATCAAAAGATACTCAAACAGATACTTTTGTAATGGGTGTAAATGAAGAAAAATATAATGGACAAAAAATAGTTTCAAATGCTTCATGTACTACAAACTGTTTAGGTCCAATTGCGCGTGTATTAGATGATGCTTTTGGCATAGAAAAAGGTCTAATGACTACAATTCACGCATATACAAATGATCAAAATATCTTAGATGTAAAACACTCAAAAGATAAGCGTCGTGCTCGTGCAGGTGCTATAAATATGATTCCTACGACAACTGGTGCTGCTAAAGCTATCAGTCTTGTTATGCCACAACTTAAAGGTAAACTTCATGGTCAGAGTGTTCGTGTTCCAACTCCTGATGTTTCAATGGTTGACTTAAATGTTGTAGTTGGAAAAAACACAACAAAAGAAGAAGTTACTGCCGTATTTAATGAAGCTGCAAACAACAGACTTAAAGGTCTTTTGCTGATGGATAAAGAGATGAGAGTTTCTCAAGATTTCGTTGGATGTGAATATAGTTCAATTGTTGCAGAAGATTTAACGCAAGTAATTGGTGGTGATATGATTAAAATTATGGCTTGGTATGACAACGAATGGGGTTATTCAATGAGACTTATTGATATGGCTATCCACATTAGTAAATAG
- the nadD gene encoding nicotinate (nicotinamide) nucleotide adenylyltransferase, with translation MKTIALYGGSFDPPHIAHEAIIKALANMKEIDKVIVMPTYLNPFKSQSFAPSELRLKWLKKIFSDFKNVEVDDFEASKSIKTPTIKSVKHLLKKYKKIYLTIGADNLKSLEKWSNYDELKELVTFIVASRDSLEIPENFIHLSIDVDVSSTALRQNMDKTKLPQVCADEIQQYYKEQNAIKNR, from the coding sequence ATGAAAACTATTGCACTTTATGGTGGCTCTTTTGATCCACCACACATCGCTCACGAGGCAATTATCAAGGCTTTAGCGAACATGAAAGAGATTGACAAAGTTATTGTCATGCCAACTTATTTAAATCCTTTTAAATCACAATCTTTTGCTCCTAGCGAGTTAAGACTAAAATGGTTAAAGAAGATTTTTAGTGATTTTAAGAATGTTGAAGTAGATGATTTTGAGGCTTCAAAAAGTATAAAAACGCCTACTATAAAGAGCGTAAAACATCTTTTAAAAAAATATAAAAAAATATATTTAACCATAGGTGCTGATAATCTTAAATCTCTTGAGAAGTGGTCAAACTACGATGAATTAAAAGAGTTGGTAACTTTTATAGTTGCTTCTAGAGATTCTTTGGAAATACCAGAGAATTTTATACATTTAAGCATAGATGTTGATGTTTCATCAACCGCTTTAAGACAAAATATGGACAAAACAAAACTGCCACAAGTGTGTGCAGATGAAATTCAACAATACTATAAGGAACAAAATGCAATCAAGAATAGATAA
- a CDS encoding phosphoglycerate kinase: MELLNIKNLDLYAKKVFIRCDFNVPMDEFGNISDDRRIRSAISTIHYCLDQKCSVILASHLGRPKGEVDKKYSLVPVARRIHHLLKREVIMAKDVVGEDAISKAAALKEGEVLLLENLRFEAGETKNDEELSKKLASMSEIYINDAFGVSHRAHASVEGIAHLFDEKHKAAGFLLEKEIKFFGKLIDNPVRPFAAIVGGSKVSGKLEALVNLLPKVDKIFIGGGMAFTFLKYMGYDIGASLVEDDLLEDAGHIMQEAKKLGVKFYLPVDVIAAEKFSADAVSKIVTAQEIPDAWMGLDIGPATVRLYREGLNDVQTILWNGPMGVYEMEKYARGSSKIAHFVADSYATTVVGGGDTADLVQRVGVDEEMSFISTGGGASLELLEGKILPGVAQLAISEEA; encoded by the coding sequence TTGGAACTACTAAATATTAAAAACTTAGATTTGTACGCTAAAAAAGTTTTCATTAGATGTGATTTTAATGTACCTATGGATGAGTTTGGAAATATCTCAGATGATAGAAGAATCCGCTCAGCTATTTCAACTATTCATTATTGTTTAGATCAAAAATGCTCTGTAATCTTGGCATCTCATCTTGGTCGTCCAAAGGGTGAAGTAGATAAAAAATACTCTTTAGTTCCAGTTGCTAGAAGAATTCATCATCTTCTAAAAAGAGAAGTTATTATGGCTAAAGATGTTGTTGGTGAAGATGCAATATCTAAGGCTGCAGCACTTAAAGAAGGAGAAGTTCTTCTTTTAGAAAATCTTCGTTTTGAAGCTGGTGAAACAAAAAATGACGAAGAACTTTCAAAAAAATTAGCATCTATGTCTGAGATTTATATAAATGATGCTTTTGGTGTTAGTCATCGTGCTCATGCATCTGTAGAGGGAATCGCTCATCTTTTTGATGAAAAGCATAAAGCAGCTGGATTCTTATTGGAAAAAGAGATTAAATTTTTTGGAAAACTTATTGATAACCCTGTCCGTCCATTTGCAGCTATTGTTGGCGGATCTAAAGTTTCTGGAAAACTAGAAGCTCTAGTTAACCTACTTCCAAAAGTAGATAAAATCTTCATAGGCGGAGGTATGGCTTTTACATTTTTAAAATATATGGGCTATGATATAGGTGCTTCTTTGGTAGAAGATGATTTATTAGAAGATGCTGGTCATATTATGCAAGAGGCTAAAAAACTTGGAGTTAAGTTTTATCTGCCTGTAGATGTTATTGCAGCTGAAAAATTTTCAGCAGATGCAGTAAGCAAAATTGTTACAGCACAAGAAATTCCAGATGCTTGGATGGGTCTTGATATAGGACCTGCTACTGTTAGACTTTATCGTGAAGGTTTAAATGACGTTCAAACTATTCTTTGGAATGGACCTATGGGCGTTTATGAGATGGAAAAATATGCTAGAGGTTCAAGTAAAATAGCTCACTTCGTTGCAGATAGTTATGCTACAACTGTAGTTGGTGGAGGAGATACTGCTGACTTAGTTCAACGTGTAGGCGTTGATGAAGAGATGAGTTTTATCTCAACAGGTGGAGGAGCTTCACTAGAGCTTCTTGAAGGTAAAATACTTCCTGGTGTAGCACAGCTAGCCATAAGTGAAGAGGCTTAA